The following is a genomic window from Cinclus cinclus chromosome 7, bCinCin1.1, whole genome shotgun sequence.
ATCTCTTTTTCATGAGAAGTTCATCATAGTAAATACAAGCCTACAAGTGCTTGTGGCACTGCAAGACATCATGGTCTGCAGTTGTGACAACTCTGCTTAGAAAGTTTAATGAAGctgctgaaaataattaatcattGCTACTTAATATACCATGCATATACAATATACATGTCAACATGCATATTATGTAGAGAGTATATACATACAACACCTAATTCAAGAAGCTCTGCTGAGTTTGAGTATTTGAAATCCTTGAGATTTCTTAAGCTCACAATGCTTGAAAGTTGCAGGGGGTGCTTTAAACATCTGCAGTGGAAGCACAGGTAGTGTGTGAACTTTACTGGTAAGGTGAGTTTTCTACAAGTGCAACAAGAACTTCCTGTAGAGATGCTCTATTTatttcttccaacccaaatattACAAAAGAAGGGCCAGAATACATTATCTTCAGTATCTTATATTTAATACCTTTTGTTCTAGGATTTGAGAGTGTTCTGCAATCATGAATTAAGCCTTTAAATACCTACATGAGGGCCTTCTGCATTTAATCTGTGAGTCACAGATGAGTAAACTGAGTCACAAAGGGAATGACTTGCTCAAGGTCATACACTATGTCAATGAGCACAGACAGAATTAGAAAgcaattgttttttctttctaattccTGAGCAATTGTTTTCTAAGTTCTGGAAGTCAGTTTTCTGTCAGTCCACAATGTCAAAGTCAGTCTTTTCTTTGCCACCACTGACAGCAGCTTCTAGAGGCAGATGGATTGTGGTTTTGaattctttttccccccaaggTTTTGCATATAGTTTATAAAAGctgttatttaaataaagaatttaaGGGGGTTTTGTGGCCCTTGTATAGTGTTCAGTCACAGTGGGAAACAAGGGAACAAGCAATGAATGTAAGTTTCTAGATTGTGCTAGTTAAGTTGCCAGGTTTTTCTAGGTAGGAAAGAGATTCAACTATTACATGTTAAAGAATAATGAGTCGTCTTTAATTGTTTTGGTGAGGCATCCTTCAATCTAAAATATTGTCTTTATCCTAATGGAGATGTTTGGAGACTTCAGATTGCTATTACTGTTGTTTATATCATCCTTCTTCCTGTTTGATGCTGCTGTAGGAATTGCCATCCTTCAATTAAGGATGATATGTGAGCATGAAAAGCTGCTGTACTTGGGGCTGTAtctattcagtatttttaaggCAGATTTGAGCTTCCTTTGTCTGCCACTGCAGCTGGTTGTAAAGCTTTTATCTCTGTTGGCACAAAACTGAAGAAAGGGAGTGAGTTTTATGGGGAGGCTGGGCATGTTaggctcagctctgtgcttttctgcctccttgcagccagcacagagcacacacacatggACTGCACATCCACTCACACAGGCTGGGACACAGCTTCAGCTGTCATGGGTGTCATGCATGTCTGGCAGGGAGGGGTATCCCACTTCCCTCACACTCAGAAGTGCAGAGCCATTAAAGCTGGGATGtccacagggcagggaggatAAGCCGAGTTTGTACCTTCCCTCTAACTGTCACTGCTAAGTTCAAGGAAACCACAACAattattatttcaatattttctaCTCAAACACATGAATTTGCAAGCAGATAGTCACTTAGCCAGTTTGGGTGGAGTTTGCTGGATGTACAAACTGCTGGCCTCTTGTGCAGGTTGAACTGATACCCAGCTGTACTCCGAGGCTGGAAGGAGGCTGTAAGCAAGCTTCATGTTTTCTGTATGATTTTTAAGTTCATGCTGCTGCCCAAGGGGTTCACACAGTTGGCAGGCTTGGGCCTCTGACAGGCAGAGGCTTACTGAGCAAAGCTATGGCCATTTGTTTTTGCATAGTTACAGTTCAGTGGGATTGCTTTGGAGCTGGTCTGCTCAGGACTGAAGAGTGGGTACAAAAGTGGGGCTCTGAGGAGCATGAGTGGTTCAGCACCAGACCAATtctgtctcctccaggctggaacATGTGAAAGAATAGGATTTGATCCCCTgctgtgaagaagaaaaggctcactagtgtctgtgtctctgaaataaatccaaatgTGGATAGGCCACTGCATATTTTCTGCATTAAAGATGAATTCCTAAAGAAACTATCAAGTATTTTTGTCACAGGACTTCAGCAATGCCAGTGGATATCACTAGCCATCAGTTCTTAGCAGCATAATCCTGGCATCTGAATTAACAGTTTCATTTTGCTTAATTCTGTTCTGCTTAAGCCAGAAAGACAGTTATATTAATATGGAACTTCTTTAGGCATTCACTATTCACTGTAAGCATGATTCTAGGTCAGTCTTGCCTGCTGtcattatatttgttttttttttaagccccAGCTGGTGAAAACAGCTGATTACATGACCATGTCATCATATTTAAGTTGTAATTAAAGTTTTAAGTCTTCTGACTAaagagatgagctttaaagaaGTGAGCTGTCAAACAGTAAAAGTGAGCATCAGATATGACTGTACAGTATCTCGTATTTTAGCTCTGTTAGGTATATTGTAGGGTAGTTTCTGTGCTGAGGCAAACCTCCATGTGGAGATATAGTGGGAGTAATGTTTTGCTCATaaaattcttctaaaaaaaGATGAAGTCCAAGAGATTTTTGAAGTTGTTTCAGGGAGagacaattaaataaaaaggtgGCAAAGAAGACACCACATGTTGGAGTAGTACATCATGTGGTGGTGTCAGGACAATGTCCCAACACATGTCTCCCTAGTGACAGAATGCACCTCACTCTGGTTTCCCAGTAATTTATTTGCAGCTGTGTACAATGTGAATTGTCCTTCCTAGGAATTCAGCTGTCTAAAATGATCTCCTTTGGTTTACCCCTATCAGGGTCCTCTCTCATGGCACTTTCATTTTAGcctttttcagttttagaaTTCAGAGTTgtcagctctgctttgctggCTCAGACTGTGCCTGGGCCGTGGGCTGTCCCTGGTCCTCAAAAGAGAATGCTGACCTTCCTGCATGGCTCTTCCAAGCTGTTGGGATAACGGTGGGCGCTGTGGCCAGCGGCCTTGTCGTTCCACACTGACATGAATGCATTGGCAAACGGTGGAATCTGTTCATTTTCTGGTGTGACAACTCATTTGTTATCTCCTCTGAGGCCACTGTAACCAGGACACCCGTGGCACCCTCAGTGTTTGGGGGAAGAGGTCTCTGCTGGGGCCCTCAGGAGGAGAGAGCTGAGGTTCAGTAACACTCAGGGTAAACGGGACTCCTCATTCTCAGTCTTGTCACCAGTCACTGCACAGAGATACCTGCCCAGTGTGCTCAGCTCAGGATGGGGAAAAGACAGAAGTCTTTTAGGAAAGCCTGGCAGCCAAAGCAGTAGTTAGCAGAAACTAATGAGGCTGTGACCAGAGGCCTTGTAAGGGCATCAGACACGAGGGCTCTGCTTTGGCACTGCTGGACACTGAGGGTCACAGCTCGCCTGCTCTCATGTTTTCCAGTCAAGTGTGCTCCCCCTCCCTGTCATGAGTTATGGTCCCAGTGACATGgccccactgtccccagtgctTCTTGCAGTGCAGAACTGGAAATCAACCCCATGCTTTGCATACAAAGTGTGCACTTGTCTGTTGATATCTCTAGATGCCCAAAGCAGTCTGTCCTGTAGATTTGGCTGATACTTGGAAATATTTAGGATgatagaaaatatttacaaaaggtCATTAGCTGATTAAACTGAACAAGGCATAGTTTGTTTGTAATGCTATTCCAAAATGGAAAGCCTACAGAAAGATGATGGATTAAAGGTTAAGTGATTGGGGTCTCAACCTAAGTCTTTATTAATCTAGTTGACAGAatttagagaaattatttttttttatgtattgacagaatttagaaaaaaatttttatGTTCCCTGACAGGTGATAACTTTCCCCCTACTGTAACGcctctattttttcctttcacttatacctcaccaaaataaaataacaattagaaacagcaacaacaaaactcCTAATCCCAGACACTTGAATCTCTAAGCTTTTTACCATGGCTAATCCTGTTTTGTCAATGCCTTTCAAGTAGTTTGACTTCCCTCCCTAATGTAAATGTTAGTGATTACTGTTAATGAACTATTTCCTTCAGCAGTAGTAGTTAGGGAGAGGCCATCAGATCTCATAATGCTATCATACCAATCTTTGCCTAAAGCAAAACTGATCTTTCTTATCTTCTGCAAGTAGTTCTCCATGTGGGCAAGCAAAGACAATTTTTAGACATAAgcacactctttttttttttgatgatgtaagtttttttaaaattattacagtTCTAAAAGAAACTAATGCTATGCTCGATGATGTTCCTTTTTATGCCATTTTACCACATTGAACATGTATCATGGATTTCAGTAAAGAAGTCACATTGCTGATAAAATACCAGGCTGAACCAAACCCAGTGTGAATATACTGAATTGCTTCTGATACCTGAGGAAGCTTGGCTGTTTGGGCAGAAATGCAGGTTTTCCTGTATGTGCTATCCTGTGCCCCAGGCAGGGGTCAGCAGTGTTTATGGCTAAGTGATTGCTACCCCTTAGGATGTACTTAAAGTTCTGTCATTTTAGCCATAAACTGCTCTTAACTTTCAAATTTATAACCATGGTATTTGTAATAAGATTAAATAAAGCATCTATCTAGCAGCCTTCTATTCAACTAAATGTCTTAAATTAACTAAAATGACACGGTTCTTCTtgtataaaatataattgtgtttGTCTTGGAGTTTGGTGTTGTTGCAGAAAttgctgtgtttgctttgtAGAGCAAATTATTGCGTAGCAGGGCAGAATGAAGGAGCAAATTCAGGACAAAGACCTTGCAACCCCCTGCCATTTCCCAGAAAGTGTCTTCTCTGAAAGGGCTGGTGCTGCCATGGAGGGTCCTGATCAGCATCCAGAAATAACTGTCATCATCCAAAAATGTTGGTATGGATCAGATTGCTTAGCTTTTCTGAATTCCACATTCAAAGCACATTAGTGCTCTCACCCCTGAAACTTGCTTTGATTTTATAACTTATTTTGCAGTCAGATGCTGCTTTTGAAAgcataaaattaagaaaaaaattttttgtATGATCAGCCAAGTGAAGATGGGTGAAACAGCTGTAGTCATTATTACAAATCGTCTTGACTGTGGGTTGACCATCAGAGttatataaacaaaaaataactgtGGAAGATTTAGAGAAGTCTCTGGCATGGCATGCATGTTTCTagtaaataatattaaatttctCTGACTCTTCCCAAATTCTGCACTTAACTTGTGTTGTTCAGCGTGTCAGATGATTCTCAGTGCCTCACTGTCTCTTAATTTACTATTGTAACAAAGTACTAAAAGGGGGTTCttaaaaaagagggaaaaggactTTTTACATGGGCAGATAGCACAAGGGGGAAACAGTTTCAAACTAAAAGATAAGAGTGTTGTCAAGATTTCAATTAAAGTACGTATGTGTAATACAAGAATACCAAAGGACTTTAGAATCATAGTTAATTTACAGTGAATGTCTTTCAATTGGTAACATacattatatttaatattttgagaCAAAATTTACTGGTGCATTAAATAGGTCAAAACTTTAATCATAAGTCATAGCAAAATACACATTTGTTGCTTTAAAGTAGTTCAGTGGAATTAGTGAAAGCAGCCTAGATCCCCTCATAAGCTATCTGAAGCTAAGCCAAAAATAGTGGATGTTAATTCCATTTCTATCCTAATCCTTTCTCTGCTTGTCTAACAATTTTCTATTTATTCATGGCAGAGTATCTGCCTCAAAAAATCATACTTTCTTATTTGTGTATTCAGGTGTgaatttcctttgaaatttcAAATCAAAATCTTTCAGAGACACTCAGAACTTAAAGTAGATATTTTTGAGTAAAATTCCTTTCCTAGAAATTCTATTTCTACAGTTTTAGAAATGAAAGTTAAGGCGAGCAGTCTGTGCACGCACAAAGAAAGTTGATTTGGATGCCTGTGTAATCAGTGGATTGGATGCCACAAAAATCAGTGTGTTTCTATCCATATTTCATGTGGGTAATCCATTCCTGGTTAGCTGATTCACAAAATACAACGGTGTTGCATGGCTGTGATGTTAAAGAGGTTCCATGTTTTAGGGTTGGATTATTTAATAGTTTGGCACCTCATTCTCCATCTGTGACCCAGCCCCTTGCTGGCAGAGGTGTCGGAAGGACCCTCCAGACCCTTCTGCTCCCCAGCCTTTCCCATGGGCTGGACACTGGGCTCAGTGGGAGGTCTGGCACTTCGGGAGGTGTGTGTGCAGTGTTGGGCCTCTTCTCAGGGATTTTTGTGTACCCTGAGCAATCAGAGCCAGCAGTGCATGTGTGAGATGCTGTTTGGCCCAAGGCCATAGGAGAGTTGCTACAATTATGCTATCCTGGAACACTGGTCTGTCTGAGCAACAATGTTCAGATGCTGTTGGGAGTAGCTGGTTAGAATATTCTACATGTACATGTGTAATATATGTTACATCGGCCCATGTTTGGTCATGATTTCACCTGCAGTGgggtaaaaataaatttctgcgGAGTTTTCTGTAGAGGTTTCCTTGCCAGCATCACCCTGCATGTTGCTTTCAGTGAAAGCAACTATATATTTGGTGTGTTTCATCCATCTCATAGTGCTGTGTGACAAATCAGTCTCAAATGCATCACTTCTTACAGTTACAGCGGCTTCTGCACCAATGTCCATTGCTAtataaagaaagcaaacagaagccTTGGTGTCTGTGTACATGCATGTATTTGAACGCTGTAAATTTTGTAAGAGAGCCCTTCAAACTTTCCACAGCCTTGTATCATTTATAACAGGATATGTTTGAAGCTTCCTTTCCCTGAGTCTCAATATTTGTGTCTGAGGATTTCCATTAGTAAGTGTGGTTTCATCCAGGTGTGTGTGAGAGCCTTTGCAGGTGTTATCTTTTAAAGAGATTAACTGTAAGGTTTTCACCTTGTAGGCAGCTATTGCTCTGGTGTTTAATCCTCTTGACTCCTCTGAACCCTGTGTATCAGACTATCCTCATGTGTGGAAGTGGCTGCAGGAGAGGTAACATGGATGACAGTGATGGCAAATCAACTTTTTCTGCATGCAGTATAAATTGGAGCAAACCCTATGCTAGAGGATATTGGTCCTGGTCACAAGTCCTTGCTATACAACCCACAGTGAGAGTTTTTGTAAGAATGTGATTGCaaatattactattttttaatgttgtcATGATCAATTTAATTTCGTTATGGAAAACAGCTAACACAAGTGGATTTCAGGTGATGGGAAAATTGCAAACCTGTTAGCCTGCCAAAGTTAACAATGGAAATGGAATTACAAGCTGCCTGGATCAGCTGTAGAGCTCTTGGTTGGCAGAGGGAGCAAAAGGCATGTTCTTATCGGTTACGTTGGTACATGACTCTTGAAGCCTCTAAATATCACATTAAAAGGATCACAAATGAGAAGCTTCTCACTGGGAGGGTTGAATGTGAGCCCTTGCAGCCACTGTCCTTGATGATAAGAGTGAACTTCCCTGTTACATTTGCAGAATACTTTTGTGTGTAGGTACCTCTCCTGTTCCacacattcatttttatttagtgATACGTTGTACAAGAAACTGTGCAGGTTTCTGTCAGAGACCTGCTAAGGAGGCAGAGGGCATAGAGTGTATCTGAGGGAAAGTTGTCTAAAATGACAAATTCTGGCTTTCACTCTCTACATCTGCACAACAAAATATTCAGTAGTACTTGGCCTGGAAACAATGCACAAATATTCTGGATCTTTCTGATCAACACAGTGAGTTCTTGTAGAAAAgacatgtatatatgtatttgtgTGGGTATATATGGATATATAAGTGTATTAAAATAACTTTAGTTGTACAAATGTTGCAACACCTCTGTGACACCGAGGCAATACGTATAATCAGTCAGTGGAATATCTGATTCAATTGGCCAAAAGGAATCACTAAATCTGGTGAGATTCAGAATCTTCAATCACAACTTCCCTTAGATGTGAAACTACTAACATTAATGTTAATAACATATAGGGTACTGTACCAACTGGTAGAAATAAGGGTTTTCTAAAAAATAGAAATGACCGAGTGCACTACAAGAAAGGACAGAACTTCAAGACTTTGGCTAAagattttcttgtttcatttttacCCTGCCTCTGGTGCTATGGGTGTGCACCTTCCACAGCCAGCAAGAATTTGTGTGTTTGCAAAGTTGAGTGGCCCAAGAGCCAAGAGCATGCACCCTTAACAGAGACAGTGCTGAGGTGCAGATTCTCCTTACACAGAGAACTTTACCTTCAGCCTTTCAGTGGATCCATCTTTGCAGCCACCACCTGCGGTGCCTGAGGTGAGCACAAGCTGGAGTGCTGCCCAGCATTATTTGTTCTGGGAACACTGGCAGTGACCCCACACTGGCCTGGCAGAGGTTATTTCCTCGGGTTTCACGTCATCTCTGTCACAGGGAGTCAAAACAGCTTTGTCCATACCTACTTTACACTTGTGTGGGCTTGGGGAAAACAGTGGACTAAAACAGTGATCTTCTTGTAACATGAAATATCAAGAAGCTTGTAAGGAAAGGTATGGAGAAAAGGGAGAACTTGTTCAGTTGTTGCAGGTTTAAGGTTTGAAAGCTCCATCAGTGACTGGATAACTTGTGAAATGACAATGTCAAGAAACTAAAAactaagcttttttttctgttttgacaaTACAGTTAATATCATTGGCTTAATGACCACCGTGGTGAAAAGCTATCTAGTTTGAAAATACTTCTGTCTTTGTTTAAGTTACATGACATCTCTAGATGTCCCAAAAATGGCTCCAGTGAATTTGGGGAGATGATATTTGGTAATGTTAAGATAGTTATTGTTAAAAGGTAGAAACcatggaggatttttttccttttgtgttttgtgaattggggaaaaaacaccagaatttcaaaaaaaccccaaactcctGGATCTAATTTAGGTAAAAactctttgggaaaagtgaaaATGGAAACTGACTGGTCTGAGTGCACTTAGACTAGAGTattgctctttttaaaaagtacttgtGAACTGTGAAAGGCAAGAAACCCAAGCAGAAGATCAGTACAGATAACAGTTTCCAgtacatttatttcctacttaaattgcttctttttcttttccaccatTTCTTGCAGATCTCTCTTCTTTGCCATGTCATCTGACAGCCACCAGCTGATCACCCATTCCCACCAGGCCTCACTAAGTTCTACTTGTCACAGTCTCTTGAATGTCAACAGTCACCCCCTATCCAAGAGCTCCTCAAATTTGGCTGGTATTGGACACTCGAGGAGTTTAGAGGAAAGGCAAAACAAACAGGAGCTGAAGAAAAGCCATAGTAGCACCATCTGCCATATCCTGGAAAACAAGAGTGATGCAAAGAATGTGCAGAGTCCTGGATGGTCCTCCTCACAGCCTGGGATGATGGGACTTGGATCAGAGGTCCAAATCATAAATGACCAGTCAGCCAATGACCATTCAGAAGGCAGAACTAAGAATACAAACCATGTTCTTGTCACTGAACAGTCCTCAGCATCCTGGGGAGTGGGGGACATTAAGATGTGTGTGAAGAGCAGCACTGTTGAGAATGTTTCTTCAGCCTGCTTTGTTCACCAGCAAGGCATGTGTCAAATGGAAGAATCAGGAGCTGCCCTTCAGAGAAGCTACTCAGACCTAACCTGCAGCTGCAAACAGCAGACTTATGTCACTCACACAGAAACCAGTGCTACTCACTCCAGCTTAAGCTCTTCTGGCTGCAGACTTGGTCCACCATTGGCTCGGATGTCTTTCCAGACACAGAGATATGGatcagaaacaaatgaaaatgcatCTCACTATCAAAACTTTGTGACTTATCTTCCGGTCCTACCTAGAGACCAACATGTACCCACAAATACCTTTGACAGTGGTGGTATTCCACGTAACACTACTGTTTACACAGATCCTGGCACATTTCACACTGCTGTTCTAGGACCCCACGTGCCTGGAAATGGTTTCCCAAACAGGACAATGTTCAGTCAAGCCCCTGGGATTATTCATGGTGGTCTGACTTACAGTAATATCCCAAACTCTGTGTACTCCCCCATGGTGATGACAGTTCACAACAACTCTGCAGGGCCCTGCAGTCTCAGGCAAGATGCCTTGAAGGCAGATGCCACCATCCCAGCCTATTGCCACTCCTTGCCCATCCCATCCATACAGCTCGTCCCACGGTTGGCATGCTCCATCAGTGAGACAGGAAAAGAGCAGGCAGCACCTGGCTACTTTAATTCCTGTTCTGCTTCAGACATTCTGACATATCCTAAGCTGGTGTCTTCAGTAAGTGAATCAGGCCTGGATGCCAAGAAAATCCTGAAGTGCTGTAATGTTCCTGGAGAACAGCCGCAACCTTCTCAGCAGGAGAGACCTCCTCCAGAAGCCAAGGCTGCCCGTGTTGCCCTGAGCAGCCAGAAAGGTGCAGACATGGTAGTGACAACTAAGGATATGTGGACTATGACCTCTATGAATGACATAACCAAGGGCCTGAAGCCAGCTCTGGAGCACAGAGATGCCGAGGTACAAACTCTTCCAACCATGGAATGCAAATCAGTGGCAACAAgtccagcagcttcagcagaagGTCACTCACATGTGTTCCCAGAGGTGAACCTGGAGCAAGACTTGGAGGCCCCCAAATCTCCAGTT
Proteins encoded in this region:
- the LOC134045922 gene encoding GRIN2-like protein, producing MSSDSHQLITHSHQASLSSTCHSLLNVNSHPLSKSSSNLAGIGHSRSLEERQNKQELKKSHSSTICHILENKSDAKNVQSPGWSSSQPGMMGLGSEVQIINDQSANDHSEGRTKNTNHVLVTEQSSASWGVGDIKMCVKSSTVENVSSACFVHQQGMCQMEESGAALQRSYSDLTCSCKQQTYVTHTETSATHSSLSSSGCRLGPPLARMSFQTQRYGSETNENASHYQNFVTYLPVLPRDQHVPTNTFDSGGIPRNTTVYTDPGTFHTAVLGPHVPGNGFPNRTMFSQAPGIIHGGLTYSNIPNSVYSPMVMTVHNNSAGPCSLRQDALKADATIPAYCHSLPIPSIQLVPRLACSISETGKEQAAPGYFNSCSASDILTYPKLVSSVSESGLDAKKILKCCNVPGEQPQPSQQERPPPEAKAARVALSSQKGADMVVTTKDMWTMTSMNDITKGLKPALEHRDAEVQTLPTMECKSVATSPAASAEGHSHVFPEVNLEQDLEAPKSPVREVRWDDEGMTWEVYGASVDPEVLGVAIQKHLEFQIEQFQTEPAEAAEKSNEKKRPFRTMMHSLRYPSCCARSSTAVE